A region of Haloplanus sp. XH21 DNA encodes the following proteins:
- a CDS encoding polyprenyl synthetase family protein: protein MEYLDRRVGLVNDRLESIIEAVEPPELQAELEHVALAGGKRVRPAVTVLTCEAVGGDPADAVDFAVGVELVHNASLVIDDIIDRSDVRRGTPSAWAAFGYGPAIVASDGLLGEAFALFSGNERAMRIVAEAMVELGEGEATELVSQPTSEAEYMELARRKTGVLFRAAAELGAVAGGADAFTVESLGDYAERVGVAFQIRDDVLDATAEAADLGKPTGQDAEMDRPSVVQVTDLSPEAANERARRESERALSALSAAETGDVDAMEYLEDLAEFVVVRER, encoded by the coding sequence ATGGAGTATCTGGACCGTCGGGTCGGCCTCGTGAACGACCGGCTGGAGTCGATCATCGAGGCGGTCGAACCGCCGGAGCTGCAGGCGGAACTCGAACACGTCGCGCTCGCGGGCGGCAAGCGGGTCAGGCCGGCGGTGACGGTGTTGACCTGCGAGGCCGTCGGCGGCGACCCGGCCGACGCCGTCGATTTCGCGGTCGGCGTCGAACTCGTTCACAACGCGTCGCTGGTGATCGACGACATCATCGACCGATCCGACGTGCGCCGCGGCACCCCGAGCGCGTGGGCGGCGTTCGGCTACGGCCCAGCCATCGTCGCCAGTGACGGTCTCCTCGGCGAGGCGTTCGCCCTCTTTTCCGGCAACGAGCGCGCGATGCGAATCGTCGCCGAAGCGATGGTCGAACTCGGCGAGGGTGAGGCGACGGAACTCGTCTCCCAGCCGACGTCGGAGGCGGAGTACATGGAACTCGCCCGCCGGAAGACGGGCGTGCTCTTCCGAGCGGCGGCGGAACTCGGCGCGGTCGCGGGCGGCGCCGACGCGTTCACCGTCGAATCGCTCGGCGACTACGCGGAACGGGTCGGCGTCGCCTTCCAGATCCGGGACGACGTGCTCGATGCGACGGCTGAGGCGGCGGATCTCGGCAAGCCGACGGGGCAGGACGCCGAGATGGACCGCCCGTCGGTGGTGCAGGTGACGGATCTCTCACCCGAGGCGGCGAACGAGCGCGCGCGACGCGAATCGGAGCGGGCGCTCTCCGCGCTGTCGGCCGCCGAAACCGGTGACGTCGACGCGATGGAGTATCTCGAAGACCTCGCGGAGTTCGTCGTCGTCCGCGAGCGCTAG
- a CDS encoding DUF373 family protein, whose amino-acid sequence MLLVLCVDLDDDLGRKTGLETPVVGRDAVRDAAVALATADPEDSDVNVMFQGLHVLDDLRESDSEEVEVAAVTGLQGSEVRATRAVGDEIDTVLAGLSTGEPVRAVVITDGAQDESVLPVIRSRVPIDSVRRVVVRQAQNLESMYYTMKQVLADPETRGTILVPLGILLLIYPFVTIATFFDVPGAAVLGLISALLGLYTLFRGLGLESTVDEVADRVRNLLYAGRVTIITYVVAAALLIVGGAEGVSTLETVEASVDGSPSAVTMIAALVNGAIRWFAAAGITSSLGQVTDEYLADRFKWRYLNAPFYVIAIAVVLHAVSGFLLPPVPAVTAFTLTELAVALTAGTLLGVLSTLTFAVAESRYPTGVDPT is encoded by the coding sequence GTGCTCCTGGTGCTCTGTGTCGACCTCGACGACGACCTCGGCCGTAAGACCGGTCTCGAGACGCCGGTCGTCGGCCGCGACGCCGTGAGGGACGCCGCCGTCGCCCTCGCGACGGCCGATCCCGAGGACTCCGACGTGAACGTCATGTTCCAGGGGTTGCACGTCCTCGACGACCTCCGCGAATCCGACTCCGAGGAGGTGGAGGTGGCCGCCGTCACCGGACTCCAGGGGAGCGAGGTGCGGGCCACCCGCGCTGTCGGCGACGAAATCGATACGGTGCTCGCGGGCCTCTCGACCGGCGAACCCGTGCGCGCCGTCGTCATCACCGACGGCGCACAGGACGAATCCGTCTTGCCCGTCATCCGGTCGCGAGTCCCCATCGACAGCGTCCGTCGCGTGGTCGTTCGGCAGGCCCAGAACCTGGAATCCATGTACTACACCATGAAGCAGGTGCTGGCCGACCCGGAGACGCGGGGGACGATTCTCGTCCCGCTCGGCATCCTCCTGTTGATCTACCCTTTCGTCACCATCGCGACGTTCTTCGACGTGCCCGGCGCGGCCGTCCTCGGCCTCATCTCCGCGCTCCTCGGGCTCTACACCCTCTTCCGAGGGCTCGGCCTCGAGTCGACCGTCGACGAGGTAGCCGACCGCGTTCGGAACCTGCTCTACGCCGGCCGCGTGACGATCATCACCTACGTCGTCGCGGCGGCGCTGTTGATCGTCGGCGGCGCGGAAGGCGTCAGTACGCTCGAAACCGTCGAGGCGAGCGTCGATGGCTCTCCCTCGGCGGTGACGATGATCGCTGCCCTCGTCAACGGTGCGATCCGGTGGTTCGCGGCGGCGGGCATCACCAGTAGCCTGGGCCAGGTGACCGACGAGTATCTCGCCGACCGGTTCAAATGGCGGTATCTGAACGCCCCGTTTTACGTCATCGCCATCGCGGTCGTGCTCCACGCCGTCTCGGGATTCCTCCTGCCGCCCGTGCCGGCCGTGACGGCGTTCACCCTCACTGAACTCGCGGTGGCGCTCACCGCCGGGACGCTGCTGGGCGTCCTCAGCACGCTCACCTTCGCCGTCGCGGAGTCGCGGTATCCGACGGGCGTCGACCCGACCTAG
- a CDS encoding OsmC family protein, producing MTDSDLRETQAPLKETYEADPEAAQITLTATGAEAADATACSVEVGEAMYEAELHEGAGGSGTAACSGDLLLGALAACAQLTAQAVIENFGVDAAVSVAVEGDLDLRGTMGVADVPVGFQDIRLDVTLSGDLDPETAASIRDATERYCVVYRTLVESPDVTPEWTFEG from the coding sequence ATGACAGACAGTGACCTCCGCGAGACACAGGCGCCGCTGAAAGAGACGTACGAGGCCGATCCCGAGGCGGCACAGATCACCTTGACGGCGACGGGCGCCGAAGCCGCGGACGCGACGGCCTGTAGCGTCGAGGTCGGCGAAGCGATGTACGAAGCCGAACTCCACGAGGGGGCCGGCGGGTCGGGGACTGCGGCCTGTTCGGGCGACCTGCTGTTGGGGGCGCTGGCGGCGTGTGCACAACTGACCGCGCAGGCAGTCATCGAGAACTTCGGCGTCGACGCCGCGGTGTCGGTCGCCGTCGAGGGCGACCTGGACCTCCGGGGGACGATGGGCGTCGCAGACGTGCCCGTCGGCTTTCAGGACATCCGCCTCGACGTGACGCTTTCGGGGGATCTGGACCCCGAGACGGCGGCGTCGATCCGGGACGCGACCGAGCGCTACTGCGTGGTCTACCGGACGCTCGTCGAGTCGCCGGACGTAACTCCCGAGTGGACGTTCGAAGGATGA
- a CDS encoding transporter, which translates to MATIDTAVNAIHLLFAGLWAGSVIFVAFGVLPTARDGGFDAGPLTDLIGRFRLGSRIASLVLFLTGGHLAAARYTSETLVGSSRGHLVIGMVLLWLALTGLVEVGSGRLADGLNNRQVRGPARNATPFFQAASVAAIGLLVLGGILL; encoded by the coding sequence ATGGCGACCATCGACACGGCAGTCAACGCGATCCATCTGCTGTTCGCGGGGTTGTGGGCCGGAAGCGTCATCTTCGTCGCATTCGGGGTGTTGCCGACCGCGCGAGACGGGGGGTTCGACGCCGGACCTCTCACCGACCTGATCGGCCGGTTCCGACTCGGCTCGCGGATCGCGTCGCTGGTGCTGTTTCTCACCGGTGGCCACCTCGCGGCGGCGCGATACACGTCCGAGACGCTCGTGGGGTCGAGCCGTGGCCATCTCGTCATCGGGATGGTGCTGCTGTGGCTCGCGCTGACCGGACTGGTCGAAGTCGGGTCGGGACGGCTCGCCGACGGCCTCAACAATCGGCAGGTGCGGGGGCCGGCGCGGAACGCGACGCCGTTTTTCCAGGCCGCGAGCGTCGCCGCCATCGGCCTGCTCGTTCTCGGCGGCATCCTGCTCTGA